Proteins from one Embleya scabrispora genomic window:
- a CDS encoding MFS transporter produces the protein MTDIQQEAFESPAQSNKRWWTLPVISLATLMIVLDATIVNIALPSAQQDLGMSDANRHWVITAYALAFGGLLLVGGRVCGVLGHRRSFAIGLLGFAVASTVGGLAENVGTLVGARAAQGLFAALLAPAALSLLTLTFTDAVERGKAFGVFAAVGAGGAALGVVAGGLLTEYADWRWCLYINIPMCLIALAGTPLILRDEPSGSLRTIDVPGVLLSTSGLVAMVYAFTQAEPRGWDDPLVLLLLFGGIVLLALFVGVQTKSKNPLMPLHIVLHRVRGAAFVSVWVMFISIYGFYLFMSYYSQTILGYSPVKTGMSLLVNAVSTIIGSMLIAAKLHNRVAPRFLIVFSLLSAAAGLLILTQLEADSSHVFTAYLVPAQILTGIGLGCLLAVATNLAMVDVGWHEAGIASAAYNAVQQVGAALGTALFNSIQTSVTSSYLDDHGNGKAAVKSGIVHGYSVALWVAFGVLAVGALAVGLISRGKQTAPSAQPETAAPSVEVRS, from the coding sequence GTGACGGACATTCAGCAGGAAGCCTTCGAGTCCCCAGCGCAGTCGAACAAGCGATGGTGGACCCTCCCGGTGATCAGCCTGGCCACGTTGATGATCGTTTTGGACGCGACGATCGTGAACATCGCGCTTCCTTCGGCACAGCAGGACCTGGGTATGTCGGACGCCAACCGACACTGGGTGATCACGGCGTACGCGCTGGCCTTCGGCGGCTTACTGCTCGTGGGCGGACGCGTGTGCGGCGTACTCGGCCACCGCAGGTCGTTCGCGATCGGCCTGCTCGGCTTCGCGGTCGCCTCCACCGTCGGCGGCCTCGCCGAGAACGTGGGCACCCTGGTCGGGGCACGCGCCGCCCAGGGGCTGTTCGCCGCACTGCTCGCCCCGGCGGCGCTCTCGCTGTTGACCCTGACGTTCACCGACGCGGTCGAACGTGGCAAGGCCTTCGGCGTGTTCGCCGCGGTCGGCGCGGGCGGCGCGGCCCTCGGCGTGGTGGCCGGCGGTCTGCTCACCGAATACGCCGACTGGCGCTGGTGCCTCTACATCAACATCCCGATGTGCCTGATCGCGCTGGCCGGCACCCCGCTGATCCTGCGCGACGAACCCAGCGGCAGTCTGCGCACCATCGACGTGCCGGGCGTGCTGCTGAGCACCAGCGGTCTGGTCGCGATGGTCTACGCGTTCACCCAGGCCGAGCCGCGCGGATGGGACGACCCGCTGGTCCTGCTCCTGCTGTTCGGCGGCATCGTGCTGTTGGCCCTGTTCGTGGGTGTGCAGACGAAGTCGAAGAACCCGCTGATGCCCCTGCACATCGTCTTGCACCGGGTGCGCGGCGCGGCCTTCGTGTCGGTGTGGGTGATGTTCATCTCGATCTACGGCTTCTACCTGTTCATGAGCTACTACTCGCAGACGATTCTCGGGTATTCGCCGGTGAAGACCGGCATGTCGCTGCTCGTGAACGCGGTCAGCACGATCATCGGCTCCATGCTGATCGCCGCGAAGCTGCACAATCGGGTCGCCCCGCGATTCCTGATCGTGTTCAGCCTGCTCTCCGCCGCCGCCGGGTTGTTGATCCTCACCCAGCTCGAAGCGGACAGCTCGCACGTGTTCACGGCCTATCTGGTTCCCGCGCAGATCCTCACCGGGATCGGCCTCGGCTGCCTGCTCGCGGTGGCCACGAACCTGGCCATGGTCGACGTCGGTTGGCACGAGGCGGGCATCGCGTCCGCGGCGTACAACGCGGTCCAGCAGGTGGGCGCCGCACTCGGTACGGCCCTGTTCAACTCGATTCAGACCAGTGTCACCTCGTCCTACCTGGACGACCACGGAAACGGCAAGGCCGCGGTGAAGTCCGGGATCGTGCACGGATATTCGGTGGCGCTCTGGGTGGCCTTCGGAGTGCTCGCCGTCGGCGCCCTCGCCGTGGGGTTGATCTCCCGCGGCAAGCAGACGGCGCCGAGCGCCCAACCGGAGACGGCGGCCCCGAGCGTCGAAGTGCGTTCCTGA
- a CDS encoding FAD-dependent oxidoreductase, with product MDVVVIGAGQAGLAAAYHLRRSGLSFVVLDADEGPGGAWRHRWPTLLMEAVHGIHELPGMAVPDIDPARPAFEALPAYFAAYEAAFELAVLRPVVVRAVRSGVGGEQAPPGVARGARDVDGSEAGSPAELLTVETDRGVWTARALINATGTWRHPFIPYYPGAGEFRGRQLHMADYRGPAEFAGQHVVVVGGGTSAIHALAEIAEVGTTTWVTRRPPVFREGDFDVEVGRAVVARVEERVRAGLPPESVVGVTGLPPTAAVRAAREHGVLTRLPIFDRVTPLGVAWADGTEIRADAIVWATGFRAVLRHLAPLDLREPGGGIRMEGTHTARDPRIHLVGYGPSASTIGANRAGRAAVHDLKALLSTESDAHIAA from the coding sequence GTGGACGTCGTGGTGATCGGCGCCGGACAGGCCGGGCTGGCCGCGGCCTACCATCTGCGTCGGTCGGGGTTGTCGTTCGTGGTGCTCGACGCCGACGAGGGGCCGGGCGGGGCGTGGCGGCACCGCTGGCCGACCCTGCTGATGGAGGCCGTACACGGCATCCACGAGCTGCCGGGGATGGCGGTGCCGGACATCGACCCGGCGCGGCCGGCGTTCGAGGCGCTGCCGGCGTATTTCGCGGCGTACGAGGCGGCTTTCGAACTCGCGGTCCTGCGGCCGGTGGTGGTGCGCGCGGTGCGGTCGGGGGTGGGCGGCGAGCAGGCGCCCCCCGGCGTGGCGCGTGGCGCCCGTGACGTCGACGGCTCCGAGGCCGGCTCCCCCGCCGAGTTGTTGACGGTCGAGACCGATCGCGGCGTCTGGACGGCACGGGCCCTGATCAACGCCACCGGGACCTGGCGGCATCCGTTCATCCCCTACTACCCGGGAGCCGGCGAGTTCCGGGGTCGGCAACTGCACATGGCCGACTATCGCGGCCCGGCCGAGTTCGCGGGGCAGCACGTCGTCGTGGTCGGCGGCGGCACGTCGGCGATCCACGCGCTGGCCGAGATCGCCGAGGTCGGCACCACCACGTGGGTGACCCGCCGGCCGCCGGTGTTCCGCGAGGGCGACTTCGACGTCGAGGTCGGCAGGGCCGTGGTGGCCCGGGTGGAGGAGCGGGTCCGGGCGGGGCTGCCGCCGGAAAGCGTGGTCGGCGTCACCGGGCTGCCGCCGACCGCCGCCGTGCGGGCCGCGCGCGAGCACGGGGTGCTGACCCGACTGCCGATCTTCGACCGCGTCACCCCGCTCGGCGTGGCCTGGGCCGACGGGACCGAGATCCGCGCCGACGCGATCGTGTGGGCGACCGGATTCCGGGCGGTATTGCGGCACTTGGCACCGCTGGACCTGCGCGAGCCGGGCGGCGGGATCCGTATGGAGGGCACCCACACAGCGCGCGACCCGCGCATCCACCTTGTGGGGTACGGTCCTTCGGCGAGCACGATCGGCGCCAACCGGGCCGGCCGCGCCGCCGTACACGACCTGAAGGCGCTGCTCTCCACCGAGAGCGACGCCCACATCGCGGCCTGA
- a CDS encoding DUF4231 domain-containing protein, whose product MTGGTDPVLEQTWRAQRRWSLAASAAKNSVRRWRLVRLILGVAGAVLVTAGTQASGDVGTVLSLVGALCVGLVPLVTSLRLPPERIEAWTRTRSVSEALKSEVYLYLTRSRPYAGTEAERRTRLTGRRAALEDAAAELLALLPQSAPGAYPLPPPVHDVDSYVRERIDQQADRYYATQVIRMRRGLVRIQFAEFVLAITGMSLAVVAGTAGGAGAGAWVPVVTTVSASVMLYGYGVRYQENLISFARTAEQLRRLRDDRVARMPLDPAEEARFVERCENVFSIETQGWMARAASADPGPAQ is encoded by the coding sequence GTGACCGGTGGTACGGATCCGGTGCTCGAACAGACCTGGCGCGCCCAACGACGGTGGTCTCTCGCCGCCTCGGCGGCCAAGAACTCGGTGCGGCGCTGGCGCCTGGTCCGGTTGATCCTGGGTGTGGCGGGCGCGGTTCTGGTGACGGCCGGCACCCAGGCGTCCGGCGACGTCGGCACGGTGTTGTCGCTGGTCGGCGCGCTGTGTGTGGGGCTGGTGCCGCTGGTGACGTCGCTGCGCCTGCCACCGGAGCGGATCGAGGCGTGGACTCGGACGAGGTCGGTCAGCGAGGCGCTCAAAAGCGAGGTCTACCTGTATCTGACGAGAAGCCGACCCTACGCCGGCACCGAGGCCGAGCGCCGGACGAGGCTGACCGGGCGGCGCGCCGCCCTCGAGGACGCGGCCGCCGAACTCCTCGCGCTGCTCCCGCAGTCGGCGCCGGGGGCGTATCCGCTGCCGCCGCCCGTGCACGACGTGGACAGCTACGTGCGGGAGCGGATCGACCAGCAGGCGGATCGCTACTACGCCACGCAGGTGATCCGCATGCGGCGCGGGCTGGTTCGGATCCAGTTCGCCGAGTTCGTGTTGGCGATCACCGGCATGTCCCTCGCGGTGGTGGCGGGCACGGCCGGCGGCGCCGGGGCGGGGGCATGGGTGCCCGTGGTGACCACCGTTTCGGCCTCGGTGATGTTGTACGGGTACGGCGTGCGGTATCAGGAGAATCTGATCTCGTTCGCCCGCACGGCCGAGCAGTTGCGGCGGTTGCGCGACGATCGTGTCGCCCGGATGCCGCTGGATCCGGCCGAGGAGGCCCGGTTCGTGGAGCGGTGCGAGAACGTCTTCTCGATCGAGACGCAGGGGTGGATGGCCCGGGCGGCGAGCGCGGATCCGGGACCGGCGCAGTGA
- a CDS encoding toll/interleukin-1 receptor domain-containing protein, with product MTIRRVPDPHGASPGPPRPRIFVSHSTRAKPDAVCCRCLDAREALVARLAAEGFEAVYDKDFLRSGDAWQQEIALELHGSQATVLLLSQHAMESANVGYEAGIADGRRRVDARYRFIALKLPDVRRADLPTSALKAIHLGEVDMCDWADDEITAGRLPAKLCADLDQVRLWHLDRSSPTRYAVTTALDGAYEDRLRAAADVLQVCGSLDREVLRERLSEALLTERVPVPPPRPDPLVRALGEVLPVLRPDPAYTVAELSVVYARVPAIAAAQLGELGAGADGRVAVLAATRDGTLRAYLLRASGRPRPWPHLEVAVPAGARMAADLVAAIRDAVAGYLGYDGYDDPELAGEAGFRDVLDAHGLETGPVVVVIRHPPDVTLVRELRACFPRLLLLFVTDRAGTGVAVEAIELAPLTRSGEGELKRTHGRAMQLAGRAEAPNPPWRPA from the coding sequence GTGACCATCCGGCGTGTCCCCGATCCGCACGGCGCGTCTCCGGGGCCGCCGCGGCCCCGGATCTTCGTCAGCCACAGCACGCGCGCCAAGCCCGACGCGGTCTGCTGTCGCTGCCTGGACGCGCGCGAGGCGCTGGTCGCGCGGTTGGCGGCCGAGGGCTTCGAGGCCGTGTACGACAAGGATTTCCTGCGCAGCGGCGACGCGTGGCAGCAGGAGATCGCCCTGGAACTGCACGGCAGTCAGGCGACCGTGCTGCTGCTGTCGCAACACGCGATGGAGTCGGCGAACGTCGGCTACGAGGCCGGCATCGCGGACGGTCGGCGGCGGGTCGACGCCCGATACCGGTTCATCGCACTGAAGTTGCCGGACGTTCGGCGCGCGGACCTGCCGACGAGCGCGCTCAAGGCGATCCACCTGGGCGAGGTGGACATGTGCGACTGGGCCGACGACGAGATCACCGCGGGCCGCCTGCCCGCCAAGTTGTGCGCCGACCTCGACCAGGTCCGGCTGTGGCATCTCGACCGTTCCTCGCCCACCCGATACGCGGTCACCACCGCCCTGGACGGTGCCTACGAGGACCGACTGCGGGCCGCGGCGGACGTGTTGCAGGTGTGCGGCTCGTTGGATCGCGAGGTGCTGCGCGAGCGGTTGAGCGAGGCGCTGCTGACCGAGCGCGTCCCGGTGCCGCCGCCGCGACCGGACCCGCTGGTGCGGGCGTTGGGCGAGGTGCTGCCGGTGCTGCGGCCGGATCCCGCGTACACGGTGGCCGAGCTGAGTGTGGTGTACGCCCGGGTCCCGGCGATCGCCGCCGCGCAGCTGGGCGAGCTGGGGGCCGGTGCCGACGGGCGGGTCGCGGTGTTGGCGGCGACCCGGGACGGTACCCTCCGGGCCTACCTGCTGCGCGCCAGCGGCCGTCCGCGTCCCTGGCCGCACCTGGAGGTCGCGGTGCCCGCCGGGGCGCGGATGGCGGCGGACCTGGTCGCCGCGATCCGGGACGCGGTGGCCGGGTATCTGGGCTACGACGGCTACGACGACCCGGAGTTGGCTGGCGAGGCGGGTTTCCGCGACGTACTCGACGCGCACGGCCTGGAGACCGGGCCGGTCGTGGTGGTCATCCGGCACCCGCCGGACGTGACGCTGGTACGCGAGTTGCGGGCGTGTTTCCCTCGCCTGCTGCTGCTGTTCGTCACCGACCGGGCCGGCACCGGTGTGGCGGTCGAGGCGATCGAACTGGCACCGCTGACCCGGTCCGGTGAAGGGGAGTTGAAGCGTACGCACGGCCGCGCGATGCAGTTGGCCGGACGTGCGGAGGCACCGAACCCGCCCTGGAGGCCCGCGTGA
- a CDS encoding isopenicillin N synthase family dioxygenase: MDCDRPPVTVVDGYVPLIDLSSRDSARGRAAIADAIGGACEDSGFFIIVNHRVPADLVDRMYTATYGFFTLPDDKKDLVANRPGVSGFRRMGGTTARSIGRESPPDLCEAFSAHTTGELGDEERRRLGDQWATWTLANIWPEEPADFKPVWQEYMAVIGELSADLMRLFALALGLAEDFFEDKFDHHGSSVTVNYYPPQLEPPLPGQLRRGPHTDFGGLTVLYQEDERGGLQVLQGGTRWRDVPAIPGTFVVNIGDLMALWTGGRWVSTMHRVVNPARGDTSSRLTIPFFYMPNHDAPIEPMRPFRETRAIDRYDTVTAGQWMSRKIQKLFATDA, encoded by the coding sequence ATGGACTGTGATCGGCCACCGGTCACCGTGGTGGACGGCTATGTGCCGCTCATCGACTTGTCTTCGAGGGACAGCGCCCGGGGGCGCGCCGCGATCGCCGACGCCATCGGCGGAGCGTGCGAGGATTCCGGGTTCTTCATAATCGTCAACCACCGTGTCCCCGCGGATCTCGTCGACCGCATGTACACGGCGACCTACGGCTTCTTCACGTTGCCGGACGATAAGAAGGACCTGGTGGCCAATCGCCCCGGCGTATCCGGCTTCCGCCGAATGGGCGGCACGACCGCGCGCAGCATCGGTCGGGAGTCGCCTCCGGACCTGTGCGAAGCCTTCTCCGCGCACACCACGGGCGAGTTGGGCGACGAGGAGCGTCGTCGGCTCGGCGACCAGTGGGCGACCTGGACGCTGGCCAACATCTGGCCGGAGGAACCGGCCGACTTCAAGCCGGTCTGGCAGGAGTACATGGCGGTGATAGGGGAGCTGTCCGCGGATCTCATGCGGCTGTTCGCCCTGGCGCTCGGGTTGGCCGAGGACTTCTTCGAGGACAAGTTCGACCACCACGGCTCGTCGGTCACGGTCAACTACTACCCGCCGCAACTGGAGCCGCCGCTGCCGGGACAGCTGCGCCGGGGCCCGCACACGGACTTCGGCGGGCTGACCGTGCTCTACCAGGAGGACGAACGCGGCGGCCTCCAGGTGCTCCAGGGCGGGACGAGGTGGCGTGACGTCCCGGCGATCCCGGGCACGTTCGTCGTCAACATCGGCGACCTGATGGCCCTGTGGACCGGCGGGCGGTGGGTGTCGACGATGCACCGGGTGGTCAACCCCGCGCGCGGGGACACCTCGTCCCGACTCACCATCCCGTTCTTCTACATGCCCAACCACGACGCGCCGATCGAGCCGATGCGTCCCTTCCGGGAGACACGCGCCATCGACCGGTACGACACGGTGACGGCCGGGCAGTGGATGTCACGAAAAATACAGAAGTTGTTCGCTACCGACGCGTAG
- a CDS encoding TetR/AcrR family transcriptional regulator, which yields MEVKVIVDKEQNSGSHAGRSVGNVWLRPTRGNKSGEPPLTRARIIQAAVALLDEEGMERLTMRRLAEKLQVGATTLYWHVATKDDVIDLAVDAIFGEAPVPTGHAASPRDDIAALINDWRQAMLRHPWAATVPSRQRPLIGPNFLTWMEFLQSALLRAGLAENRLNPATWALYNHVMGATATQSSLQLSPEETRIGQEYLESQRDCYPTVAAHNYIADTDWDHSFAVGLEFLLDGMATHVNP from the coding sequence ATGGAGGTGAAGGTCATCGTAGATAAAGAGCAGAATTCGGGTAGCCACGCCGGCCGGAGCGTCGGCAATGTCTGGCTGCGCCCCACGCGCGGAAACAAAAGCGGCGAGCCGCCCCTCACCCGGGCCCGCATCATCCAAGCGGCCGTCGCCCTGTTGGACGAAGAAGGCATGGAACGGCTGACGATGCGTCGGCTGGCGGAAAAGCTTCAGGTGGGCGCGACCACGCTCTACTGGCACGTGGCGACGAAGGACGACGTCATCGACCTGGCCGTGGACGCGATCTTTGGTGAGGCACCGGTCCCGACCGGGCACGCCGCAAGCCCCCGGGACGATATCGCGGCACTGATCAACGATTGGCGACAGGCCATGCTCCGCCATCCGTGGGCGGCCACGGTGCCTTCACGACAGCGCCCGCTGATAGGCCCGAATTTCCTGACCTGGATGGAATTCCTGCAATCGGCACTGCTCCGTGCCGGGCTGGCCGAGAATCGACTGAACCCGGCGACCTGGGCACTCTATAACCATGTGATGGGCGCGACCGCCACCCAATCCAGCCTCCAACTTTCACCGGAGGAGACCCGGATCGGCCAGGAATACCTGGAAAGCCAACGCGACTGCTATCCGACCGTCGCCGCCCACAACTACATCGCCGACACCGACTGGGACCACAGTTTCGCCGTCGGCCTCGAATTCCTCCTCGACGGAATGGCAACCCACGTCAACCCCTGA
- a CDS encoding terpene synthase family protein, which yields MPQDVLFSIPFEAPISPYLDHARSRHLDWVRERGLIRTEDGMREYIAWDLPEAVGRTYPHASADDQFLLMNWFALAFLFDDDCDTGPGTEAYSRTDAKPSPAAAVVRPRSPERPDRVAEIARELITVPFREPGTPPDLVSPITLAWSEVWASMSEGTSVTWQNRFAANWARFLAAHASEMRMSESRAVPDLDSYRVMRRNTAGIPHSLDAIERSRRFEVPPQIQAHPLMRRLREAATDTIAYINDIQSPGRRGRRVASHNLVAVLRDRLDCSYDVALREATRMTYEQLDTFMTLQAYMPQICGELGLGTADRIAVEMSVEGMRNWIRGYYDWGLRSGPYTVPDVVPDEPMHGRAEESADPTTAPLRSRTA from the coding sequence GTGCCGCAGGATGTGCTGTTCTCGATACCGTTCGAGGCCCCGATCAGTCCGTACCTGGACCACGCCCGCAGCCGCCACCTCGACTGGGTCCGCGAACGCGGACTGATCCGCACCGAGGACGGCATGCGCGAATACATCGCGTGGGACCTGCCGGAAGCGGTCGGCCGCACCTACCCGCACGCGTCCGCCGACGACCAGTTCCTGTTGATGAACTGGTTCGCCCTGGCCTTCCTGTTCGACGACGACTGCGACACCGGCCCGGGTACCGAGGCGTACTCCCGCACCGACGCCAAGCCGAGCCCCGCCGCCGCCGTCGTGCGCCCCCGTTCCCCCGAACGCCCCGACCGCGTCGCGGAGATCGCCCGCGAGCTGATCACCGTCCCGTTCCGCGAACCCGGCACTCCGCCCGACCTGGTCTCGCCGATCACGCTGGCCTGGTCCGAGGTGTGGGCCTCGATGTCCGAGGGCACCTCGGTGACCTGGCAGAACCGATTCGCGGCGAACTGGGCCAGATTCCTGGCCGCGCACGCGTCCGAGATGCGGATGAGCGAGTCCCGCGCGGTGCCCGACCTCGACTCCTACCGGGTGATGCGCCGCAACACCGCCGGCATCCCGCACTCGCTCGACGCGATCGAGCGCAGCCGTCGCTTCGAGGTGCCCCCGCAGATCCAGGCCCATCCGTTGATGCGCCGGCTGCGCGAGGCGGCGACCGACACCATCGCTTACATCAACGACATCCAGTCGCCGGGCCGTCGGGGCCGTCGGGTCGCCTCGCACAACCTGGTCGCGGTGCTGCGCGATCGGCTCGACTGCTCCTACGACGTCGCGCTGCGCGAGGCGACCCGGATGACCTACGAACAACTCGACACGTTCATGACGCTCCAGGCGTACATGCCGCAGATCTGCGGCGAACTCGGCCTGGGCACCGCCGATCGCATCGCGGTGGAGATGAGTGTCGAAGGCATGCGCAACTGGATCCGCGGCTACTACGACTGGGGCCTGCGCTCGGGCCCGTACACCGTGCCGGACGTCGTCCCGGACGAGCCGATGCACGGCCGCGCCGAGGAGTCGGCCGACCCGACGACCGCTCCGCTCCGTAGTCGAACGGCCTGA